One Gloeobacter morelensis MG652769 DNA window includes the following coding sequences:
- a CDS encoding ArnT family glycosyltransferase has product MSAAKSPPKFVPGAIVFPVAGLLVLCLAFYFWRLDGYTLFDRTETETAEVARQMFVTGDWVTPVFNGIRYFDKPVLLYWLMAMGFGVLGVGEWAVRLPSALFATVLVLATYAFALRLHGPRVALLAGTILAANPLFLALGRTGVTDMGLTCFMAAALFGWYWSYSGRHPWGYRLGFAAVAGAVLIKGPIGLLLPGLIVLIFLLWTGQWRRLGEIPWVSAVAIFAVLTLPWYVLVTQANGIQFLQTFFFHHNLNRFLNVVDNQPGPWYYYLLVTPAGFFPWIVLLPTTLPRLVRCDWLGCRFWASRSPQAQLPLFLALWFAVVLVFVSVASTKLPHYILPGLPALALLCALVWEGRAGAAKLLLRIGLGGVALGMLLLAGAFAFALRFIDDPSLPELRSSIEATGLPWILTAIALITATAVAVAAVKPRLDWAWTACLLAYSLIFPALIGGLMPVLEPQVHRPLLAMADRLRTEARPGDLTAALGVYAPSLNFYSGLNRIPVYQKSPEVRYQMAQDRRMLLVTTRGRLCEHWMILDDFPIIFTSGIYRLYDIPPRSKLRYSKPGACEGN; this is encoded by the coding sequence ATGTCAGCCGCCAAATCTCCTCCCAAGTTCGTCCCCGGTGCGATTGTTTTTCCGGTGGCGGGTCTTTTGGTGTTGTGCCTGGCCTTTTATTTCTGGCGGCTGGACGGCTACACCCTGTTCGATCGCACCGAAACGGAGACGGCGGAGGTGGCCCGGCAGATGTTCGTGACCGGCGATTGGGTGACGCCGGTCTTTAACGGCATCCGCTACTTCGACAAGCCGGTTTTGCTGTACTGGCTGATGGCGATGGGTTTCGGCGTTCTGGGAGTGGGCGAGTGGGCTGTGCGCCTGCCCTCGGCCCTGTTTGCGACGGTGCTGGTGCTGGCCACCTACGCCTTTGCCCTGCGGCTCCATGGCCCCCGCGTGGCGCTTCTGGCCGGGACGATCCTGGCGGCCAACCCGTTGTTTCTGGCCCTCGGGCGCACCGGGGTCACCGACATGGGTCTCACCTGCTTCATGGCGGCGGCCTTGTTCGGCTGGTACTGGTCCTACAGCGGCAGACACCCCTGGGGTTACCGGCTGGGCTTTGCGGCGGTGGCTGGGGCGGTGCTCATCAAAGGTCCCATCGGGCTTTTGCTCCCTGGCCTCATCGTGCTGATTTTTTTGTTGTGGACCGGCCAGTGGCGCCGGCTCGGGGAGATCCCCTGGGTGAGCGCGGTCGCGATTTTTGCCGTATTGACGCTGCCCTGGTATGTTCTGGTCACCCAGGCCAACGGTATCCAGTTTTTGCAGACGTTTTTTTTCCACCACAACCTCAATCGCTTTTTGAATGTCGTCGACAATCAGCCTGGTCCCTGGTACTACTACTTACTGGTCACCCCGGCGGGCTTTTTCCCGTGGATCGTACTGCTGCCGACCACCTTGCCCCGGCTGGTGCGCTGCGACTGGTTGGGCTGTCGCTTCTGGGCTTCTCGCTCGCCCCAGGCGCAGTTGCCGTTGTTTTTGGCCCTCTGGTTCGCCGTGGTGCTGGTGTTTGTGAGTGTGGCCTCCACGAAGCTGCCGCATTACATCCTGCCGGGCCTACCGGCTCTGGCGTTGCTGTGCGCATTGGTTTGGGAGGGGCGCGCGGGCGCTGCGAAGCTCCTGTTGCGCATCGGCCTGGGGGGGGTAGCTCTTGGCATGCTGCTGCTTGCGGGGGCTTTTGCTTTTGCGCTGCGCTTCATCGACGACCCGTCCCTGCCCGAGTTGCGTTCGAGCATCGAAGCGACCGGCCTGCCCTGGATACTCACCGCCATTGCTCTGATTACCGCCACCGCTGTTGCGGTTGCCGCCGTCAAGCCCCGGCTCGATTGGGCTTGGACTGCCTGTCTGCTCGCCTACAGTCTTATCTTTCCGGCTTTGATTGGCGGCCTGATGCCCGTGCTCGAACCGCAGGTGCACAGGCCGCTACTTGCTATGGCCGACCGGCTGCGCACCGAAGCTCGCCCCGGCGATTTGACCGCCGCCCTGGGGGTCTACGCCCCCAGCCTCAACTTTTACTCGGGCCTCAACCGCATTCCTGTCTACCAAAAAAGCCCCGAAGTGCGCTATCAGATGGCCCAGGACCGGCGCATGCTGCTGGTGACTACCCGAGGGCGACTGTGCGAGCACTGGATGATCCTCGACGATTTTCCGATTATTTTTACTTCCGGTATCTACAGGCTCTACGACATCCCGCCGCGCTCGAAGCTCAGATACTCAAAACCTGGTGCCTGTGAGGGAAATTGA
- a CDS encoding sigma-70 family RNA polymerase sigma factor encodes MGVAVTQVSDEQLVWRASRSDGQAFRELYRRYVSKVRGLLYQMMSDIESLDDLTQEVFVKVFKALPGFRGDAQFSTWLFRIAVNCCQDARRRRARRPMAVPIDNLPLAARGEDPLGRLDREQLVSQALATLKEEHRDVVILHDLHDRPQDEIAKLLNVPVGTVKSRLFYARRQLREWFYARGIEL; translated from the coding sequence GTGGGCGTTGCTGTGACCCAGGTGAGCGACGAGCAACTGGTCTGGCGGGCGAGTCGCTCCGACGGCCAGGCGTTTCGGGAGCTTTACCGGCGCTATGTCTCGAAGGTGCGCGGCCTGCTCTATCAGATGATGAGCGACATCGAAAGCCTAGATGATCTTACCCAGGAAGTTTTCGTCAAGGTCTTCAAGGCGTTGCCGGGTTTTCGGGGGGATGCCCAGTTTTCGACGTGGTTGTTCCGCATCGCCGTCAACTGCTGCCAGGACGCCCGCCGCCGCCGCGCTCGCCGGCCGATGGCCGTTCCCATCGACAATCTACCGCTCGCCGCGCGCGGCGAGGACCCGCTCGGGCGCCTCGACCGCGAGCAGCTTGTGTCGCAGGCGCTCGCCACGCTCAAGGAGGAGCACCGCGACGTGGTGATTTTGCACGACTTGCACGATCGCCCGCAGGATGAAATTGCCAAACTGTTGAACGTGCCCGTCGGCACAGTCAAATCGCGGTTGTTCTACGCGCGCCGCCAGTTGCGCGAATGGTTCTACGCCCGGGGGATCGAGCTATGA
- a CDS encoding Spy/CpxP family protein refolding chaperone, whose product MCASRVLPPLSILLLGLLLGAAGTLAEPVAESLDLRGLGLSPEQRSRIQDLRREDQQQAVPLRDNLNSEQQQLRTLYTSDAPDDQLRSQYDRMQVYRQRLDRQRFENLLRIRSVLTPGQRTQLRARFVERAGRGGGRGGGPLGQP is encoded by the coding sequence ATGTGCGCTTCTAGAGTCCTGCCGCCGCTGTCCATCTTGCTGCTGGGTTTGCTGTTGGGAGCGGCGGGCACCCTCGCCGAGCCGGTCGCCGAATCGCTCGATCTGCGCGGGTTGGGGCTGAGCCCCGAGCAACGCAGCCGCATCCAGGATCTGCGCCGCGAGGACCAGCAGCAGGCGGTCCCTTTGCGCGACAACCTCAACAGCGAACAGCAGCAATTGCGCACGCTCTACACCAGCGACGCCCCCGACGACCAGTTGCGCTCCCAGTACGACCGCATGCAGGTCTACCGCCAAAGGCTCGATCGCCAGCGCTTCGAGAATCTGCTGCGCATCCGCTCCGTCCTCACCCCAGGCCAGCGCACCCAGTTGCGCGCCCGCTTCGTGGAGCGCGCCGGTCGTGGCGGCGGCCGCGGCGGCGGTCCCCTGGGCCAACCCTGA
- the queA gene encoding tRNA preQ1(34) S-adenosylmethionine ribosyltransferase-isomerase QueA, protein MSTPTDERDFLTDSYDYALPERCIAQRPAEPRDHSRLLVVDGEAHTHRYFYDLPGLLRPGDLLVLNDTRVIPARLFGSKASGGRVEVLLLEPRAPREWLCLVKPARRLAVGARIDFDGVLAAQVTELDAETGGRWLRFEGEEDFEVALERVGHTPLPPYLRASRARDERYQTLWASRPGAVAAPTAGLHFSRELLARLAERGIERATVTLHVGLGTFRPVQSVSVHTHRMHREWYEIPEETALAIERTRSRGGRVLAVGTTSARALESAAQPNGLPTIGPGRSELFIYPGYRWRVVEGLITNFHLPRSSLLMLVSSLVGRERLLALYREAIDKGYRFYSFGDAMVILPGASTV, encoded by the coding sequence ATGAGCACGCCCACTGATGAACGCGACTTTTTGACCGACAGCTACGACTACGCGCTGCCGGAGCGTTGCATCGCCCAGCGGCCCGCCGAGCCGCGCGACCATTCGCGGCTATTGGTGGTGGATGGGGAGGCCCACACCCACCGCTACTTTTACGACCTGCCGGGGTTGCTGCGGCCCGGAGATCTGCTGGTACTCAACGATACCCGCGTGATCCCCGCTCGCTTGTTCGGCAGCAAGGCGAGCGGCGGCCGGGTGGAGGTGCTGCTGCTGGAGCCGCGCGCCCCCCGCGAATGGCTGTGCCTGGTCAAACCGGCCCGGCGGCTTGCCGTCGGCGCCCGCATCGACTTTGACGGCGTGCTTGCCGCCCAGGTCACGGAGCTGGACGCCGAGACGGGCGGGCGCTGGCTGCGCTTTGAGGGCGAGGAAGACTTCGAGGTGGCCCTGGAGCGCGTCGGTCACACGCCCCTGCCCCCTTATCTAAGAGCGAGCCGCGCCCGCGACGAGCGCTACCAGACCCTCTGGGCAAGCCGGCCGGGAGCGGTGGCCGCCCCGACAGCAGGACTGCACTTCAGCCGGGAGTTGCTCGCCCGTCTGGCCGAGCGGGGCATCGAGCGGGCGACGGTTACCCTGCATGTCGGACTAGGTACCTTCCGCCCCGTACAGTCCGTTTCCGTCCATACCCATCGGATGCACCGCGAGTGGTACGAGATTCCCGAGGAGACCGCCCTCGCCATCGAGCGCACCCGGTCACGGGGTGGGCGGGTGCTGGCCGTGGGCACCACCAGTGCCCGCGCCCTCGAAAGTGCGGCGCAGCCGAACGGTTTGCCGACTATCGGCCCGGGCCGCTCGGAGTTATTTATCTACCCGGGCTACCGCTGGCGGGTGGTGGAGGGGCTGATCACCAACTTCCACCTGCCCAGGTCCAGTTTGTTGATGCTGGTCAGCAGCCTGGTGGGCCGGGAGCGGCTGCTGGCACTCTATCGAGAGGCCATCGACAAGGGCTACCGGTTCTATTCATTCGGGGATGCGATGGTGATTTTGCCGGGCGCCTCAACGGTGTGA
- a CDS encoding alpha-amylase family glycosyl hydrolase, whose amino-acid sequence MDILEVGAHPFLGEAGALKVRFGVYLPDITFAKGYEVLVRVIHKADQFTPEIPPQDYCLNCRDEHPYDLWETTVELAPHADLPSHFGKPGIYLYRYQLRRHSRVVTLWFTDPFARETGVGELAAFRTPDTEAPFAWSDAEFKVPALDDLVVYELQVDEFNDDFAGVIEQLDYLEGLGVNCLELMPITSVRHEFDWGYGPLHFWAPEERYGGRQAFKQLVDACHARSIAVILDSVYEHVEDNFPYARVYRDSGEPNPIIGPFGEGAFGTQIDFAQAFAREYFLECNRYWLREYHVDGFRYDYVPGMYDGPLGQGYAKLVYDTYNDSLGDPQLAARFKDPAGFSRIIQCAEHLPDPRGILRQTFSNCAWQNELMNKVEEMAAHRYVDDRFAHLLDTRLIGYPHTRDAGGVAMPVAPFQYFETHDHSRLIARYGLLPPLGGQGDIQYGDRRNFFKLQPFAIALYTCQGIPMLWQGQELAENYTLPGGGNLRISFRRDIRWEYFYDEPGRALVRLYRILAKLRRRHPALRSRDSYYFNEHSRPADGVIAYLRQSPAQAAVVCLNFSDSPREIWLPFPRGGIYREQIDAAAPDPAYDIQVAAAGDFHKVVIPANYGRIYLIEQ is encoded by the coding sequence ATGGACATATTAGAAGTTGGAGCCCATCCTTTTCTGGGCGAAGCCGGAGCATTGAAGGTGCGATTCGGCGTCTACCTGCCCGACATTACCTTTGCGAAAGGCTACGAAGTTCTCGTTCGAGTCATCCACAAAGCCGATCAGTTTACCCCCGAGATTCCGCCGCAGGATTACTGTTTGAACTGCCGCGACGAACACCCCTACGATCTGTGGGAAACGACCGTTGAACTTGCACCACACGCGGACCTGCCGAGTCACTTCGGCAAACCGGGGATCTATCTCTATCGTTACCAGTTGCGCCGCCACAGCCGGGTGGTGACGCTCTGGTTCACCGACCCGTTTGCCCGGGAGACAGGCGTCGGGGAACTGGCCGCTTTTCGCACTCCCGATACCGAAGCGCCCTTTGCCTGGAGCGACGCCGAATTTAAGGTACCGGCTCTCGACGATCTGGTGGTCTACGAGTTGCAGGTAGACGAATTTAACGACGACTTTGCCGGAGTGATCGAACAACTCGATTATCTGGAGGGCCTGGGGGTCAATTGCCTCGAACTGATGCCCATCACCAGCGTCCGCCACGAATTCGATTGGGGCTATGGTCCATTGCACTTTTGGGCACCGGAGGAGCGCTACGGCGGCAGGCAGGCCTTCAAGCAACTGGTCGATGCCTGCCACGCCCGCAGCATCGCCGTGATCCTCGATTCGGTCTACGAGCACGTCGAGGACAATTTTCCCTACGCGCGGGTCTACCGGGACAGCGGCGAACCCAACCCGATAATCGGTCCATTTGGAGAGGGGGCTTTCGGGACACAGATCGACTTTGCCCAGGCTTTTGCCCGCGAATACTTTCTGGAGTGCAATCGCTACTGGCTGCGCGAATACCATGTGGACGGCTTTCGCTACGACTACGTGCCGGGGATGTACGACGGCCCGCTGGGCCAGGGGTACGCAAAACTGGTCTACGACACTTACAACGACTCGCTCGGCGATCCCCAACTGGCGGCCCGCTTCAAAGATCCCGCCGGATTCAGCCGGATCATCCAGTGCGCCGAGCACCTGCCGGATCCGCGCGGCATCCTCCGCCAAACCTTCTCCAACTGCGCCTGGCAGAACGAACTGATGAACAAAGTCGAGGAGATGGCCGCGCACCGCTACGTGGACGATCGCTTCGCCCACCTGCTCGATACGCGCCTGATCGGGTACCCGCATACCCGCGACGCCGGGGGGGTCGCGATGCCCGTCGCGCCTTTTCAGTACTTCGAGACCCACGACCACAGCCGGCTGATCGCGCGCTACGGCCTGTTGCCGCCGCTCGGCGGGCAAGGCGACATCCAGTACGGGGATCGCCGCAACTTCTTCAAGCTTCAGCCCTTTGCCATCGCACTCTATACCTGCCAGGGTATTCCGATGCTCTGGCAGGGCCAGGAACTGGCCGAAAACTACACCCTGCCCGGGGGCGGCAATCTGCGCATTTCCTTTAGACGCGACATTCGCTGGGAATACTTCTACGACGAGCCGGGACGCGCCCTGGTGCGCCTTTACCGCATTCTGGCAAAGTTGCGCCGCCGGCACCCAGCTCTGCGCAGCCGCGATTCGTATTACTTTAATGAGCACTCGCGCCCCGCCGACGGGGTGATTGCTTATCTACGGCAATCACCGGCGCAGGCGGCCGTGGTCTGCCTCAACTTCAGCGACAGCCCCCGCGAAATCTGGTTGCCTTTCCCTAGAGGGGGTATCTACCGCGAGCAGATCGATGCCGCCGCCCCCGATCCGGCCTACGACATTCAGGTCGCCGCCGCCGGTGATTTTCACAAAGTCGTCATCCCCGCCAATTACGGCCGCATTTATCTCATCGAACAGTGA